The Thermothelomyces thermophilus ATCC 42464 chromosome 4, complete sequence region GGTTCCTGGTGGCGGGATGTGGTCCGTGGCTCCCGTGGCAGGCGCAGGCGATCAGGAAGCCGCGACGAAGGCGATGCTCAAGACATGGAGATTGAACGTTTTGGGGATGGGAGGGACGATGACAGCAGCGACGAGgagggcgggcggcggctggCCGACGATGACTACATTGAGGATGAGGAGTTTGGTGACTTCGCAATGCCCGAAGTTGAGGAGCGAACCACAAGCAGCACCGTGTCCGGCATCGATCCCTCCCGGAAAAGTATCATCCACAAACCCACGGCAGTCCATCCCACCGCGTCGACGATCAAGAGCAGTGGCATCAGCCCCTTCAGCAGTCTCTGGCCATTCTCGCGAGAGAAaagggagggagaggaggCGGCGACGGTGACGACAAAGAGTGAAGGGTCGAACGCCAGCGCGCCCGCGGGGAGCGCGCAGGGCAACGGGGGCGGCATTACGGAGGAGCCGGTGGAGTTggcgaaggaggaggaggaggaggaggccgtgATTGGCGAGGACGGGAAGAAGATCGATCGGGCTGTAGAGGCTACCCGGCGAACCAGCATCGAGGACCCAGACGAGGATGAGGTGGATGTCGGGGAGGAAATCATTGTGCACCGCGGTGCTGGGGTCCAGTAGAAATGGACTGCTGCTGCGCAGTGAGGCGGGGGAGCCGTACGGACAAGAGAGCACTGGTGGCACGATTTGGTACGCAGGGCACGTGAGATGAGTGATGGCTAATTAGGGTcagcttattatatagagggATCTATGTATCGATGAAGGGTCTGTCGCGATTGTACTTATACTCTACATTGACCTTTTGATGCGTGttgggtttttttttttttttttttttttttttttttttttttttttttttttttccaacAAGGGTGTTCTGCCTcaaacaacagcaacagagTCGAAGTGCCACTTGGGCGAAACGGCAACCTCGACTCTCTTAGCATGGCTCTCTACTGCAGGCAGCTCCGTTTGAAAAAGGATCCGAACGAACTCATGTGCCGCTAAGGGATAATGCTGGGCAAAAAGGATCAACCACCATCCTAATTGTTCCCCGTCCCGATCAGCCAGCGGAACCAAGTTCAAGGTCATGTATGATACAACCGCTTCTCGGTCAAATGCTGGCGCTCTGCGGCGCCGCGTGGTTATCTCAAGGGCTCCGCATTGCCGCGTCACCAGAGAGGCACGTCTTGTTTCCAACGTTACAAAGGATCCGGATCCGTGCGGTTGCTTGGTTGCCGCACCGGAAGTCGATCACAGCCTCGGATAAAAGCCGCatgggcgccggcggccgtgCCACACTCGCGGCATTTGATCCCAACTGCCACTCGTCTAGCGGTTTCCCGGCCGATCTTACCTAACCGGCCAcaacgtatgtatgtacgaagGGGATACTTATATCTAAGGTGCATTCACCTGATGCACcagacctatataaacagCCCCATTATTAATTAACGCCTGGTATTTACAGGTTCCTGTTCCCAACACCAACTCCCGTTTGttgcctttttttctttttttttcttttttttcgccGGCGCCTTGTATGTCGGCTCGCTCGAATTAATTACAGTCTGAACTGGCGCGATTGATGCATTCTTCGTTCTCAACCACCTCAGACACACCTGACTACTTAGTGCCATGTCAACGGTCAGCACCCAGGATGGCGCGGGCGCCAATGGCGAGCACGAGGCAGTCATCAGAAAAGAGGTGCCGTCATTCCTGACCAGGCTTTCGTACGCCGGCTACATGTACGGCTTGAAGAGCATCTTGGCCGCCTTCTTCTGGCTGCGCGAGTGGAAGGAATCCCGCAACCCGCCCGAGGGCGGCCCCGACATTGTGAAGACGTACGAGTGCCGGCCACATCTCCCTGTTCGGTGAGTCAGTTTGTTGCCCGCGGTGCcctcgttttttttttttttttttttttttttttggtttttttCCCGGGAGTTGGTGCGCTCATCGAGGCCACGCTCAAGCATCTTCTTTCCATCCTCCTACGACCAGACCTCCCCCGTCGCCTTGCCGACCCTCTTCACCATTCACGGCGGCGGCTTCTGTGTGGGCCACCAGCGCGACGATGACGAGTGGAACCGCGCTTTCGCCGATTCTTACTCGGTCCTCGTCATCTCGCTTAACTACTCCAAGGCGCCCACTTACCCCTTCCCCGCGGCGCCCCACGACGTCGAGGCCCTCCTCTTGGCCGCACTAGAAGACGCCTCCCTCCCGATCGACCGCGGAGCCCGCGCGCCGGCCAGCCGCACCGCAATCCTGGGCTTCTCGGCAGGCGGGAACCTCGCCCTGTCTGTGTCCCGTATGGTCCAACCCAGCAGCCGCCCTTTCTTCACCCGGGCGTTTTAAAACCTAATTATTATACAAGCCAATCGCAGCTAACAATGCCAACCGACAGAGCTCCCCGCGGTCCGCGCCCATCCCCTGGCGCCGCGCGCGGCCATCACGGTCTACGGCAGCCTGGACCTGAGCTGCCCGCCGCACGAGAAGCTGCAGAACCGGCCGTACAAGCCGGCGCTGCGGGCCCCGCGAGGCAACTGGACCTGGACCGGGACCGGGACGGACCCGGTCCTGGCGCTCGCGCCGGCGTCCGACTGGAGCTACATCCCCTACGGCCAAGACCTGCGCGACCCGCTGCTGAGCCCGCTCTACTACCGCGACCGGGCCGCCCTGCCCGCCTTCGTgggcgtcgtcgccgccgagctCGACATGCTCGCGCACGAGAGCTGGCGCTTCGCCTGCCGCCTGTCGCGCGGCCGTGCCGTGCCCGACCGCCGCAGCGCCgacgcccgccgccgcgtctGCGGCGACCCCCACGGCCGCGTCACCAGCCGCCCCGGCGAGCTGATCGGCCTGCTGCCCGGGAGGGAGGACGAGCGGTTCGCGTTTGAGGAGACGGTGTAcgcctctcctcctcctcctcctcctccttcttatTATTCTTCTGCTGGCtctggaggcggcggcggcggcggcgtggcgGCCGTCGGGGGTGTCAAGTGGCTGCTCGTGCCGGACGTGTTGCACGGGTTCGACAACCCGCACATGAGGGCCCTGATGGGCGGGACCGAGACCATCAAGGACGCCGAGCTCAAGACGGAGGCCTACAGGGCCGAGTTGGCGAGGTGGCTGAAGGAGGTGGTGTGGCGAGTGTAACTAACTATAGAGAGGCGAAAAGcagaggagggagagggggagggagggaggaggtgggagagggaaggggggaggtTGATGTCATTCCGTGCAGAAGCACGTCGAGAATATGTTCCGAGTTTCGCTCCCGCGCATGCGCATGCACTGGTCCGCAATTCTTCATACATAACAGCTGCGGCCATCACATTTTTTTGTTTGTAGAGTTGGATGGGCATTTTTGGAGCTACCATTTTTTGGGAACCAATGGAAGGGCAGTCAGTGTCAAGTGTCTTCTGTTGGATGTCTGTGTGCTGGCCACGGTCTCTGATAGGCTTTCACTATGACCCAACCAAACAAAATGAGTCATCCCCTTGTGGTGTAGTTGGCTATCACGTTCGGCTGTAAAGGAATTTATTGAACCGAAAGGTCACCGGCTCGATTCCGGTCGAGGGGACTCAACTTTTGCACCTCTTTTTTTGTTCTTTCTTGGGCTCAAGAACATCTTGACTAGCAACCCTTAGGGCCTAAAATGAGATTCCACGACTCGTTGTGCGACAGACGCGGAAGGGGAATGTTGGAAATGTCGATCTGGTCTCAATCTGCTGGTCTCCGCGGCGAGCAAAACAGGTAATGCCCCGCTCGCGAGAGAGGCTCATTTTAGGGATCAAGGAGAAAAAGGAATGAGCGGATCATCCAAAAGTTCAGATTGAAGGATTTGCTGATACTGCGTAGGTCTTGCAAGCCCCTGGGTATCGATAATCTATCAATCGCTACATTTCTCTTTTCTGTTTGTCCCCGTCATGAACCGACGCTCGGGACCACTTCGACCGGGCGCGGATCCTCCTCCCATAGACGAAGAACACAAAGGGCACGGGTATTAGGAGAACCGAGAAACCGGCTGGTATGGACGACCCTGGGCCGACGCCGAGGTTGTGGAACAGCGGCCCGACGACTAGCGGAAAGGCGCACGCGAAGCACGACCTCAGAAAAGTGTTGGCAGCCacggcggaggcggcatACTTGGTGAAGGTGTCGACCAGGTAGTTCAGAGCAGCCTGGAAAATGGTGAAGAAGCCGGTGCCGAGCATGACCAAGCCGATACAGGGGACGAGCCAATGGATGTCGGGATCCGAGGTCCAGCCGGTCAGGAACTGGCCGCCGGCGAAGAGGACGGAGCCGAGCATCATGGGCGGCAGGCGACGCTCCGGGACGGCCCTGTTCCCGGCCGCGTGGTAGGCCTTGTTGTAGAGCAGCTGGTTGTAGACGTTGATGGCGCAGCCCAGGACGGCGCCGACGAAGATGCACAGGAAGGGCAGGGTGGCGACGAGGTGGGACCAGCGGCGGACCTCGGCAAAGATGATGGGGATGGAGCCGAGCTGCATGTAGAGGATGCCGTAGCAGAAGCTGGCGTAGAGGGCGACGAGGAAGCAGATCGGGGTGCGGAGCAGCTGGATGGGGCGCACCAGGAACTTGCGGGCGAGCTCGGCGACGCTGACGTCCCACTCCTCGAACCTGGCGTGCAGCGCCCAGTTGCCCGTCTCGATGCGCAGCCGGCGGGCCTTGTAGACGAGCAGCTTGGGCGGGTACGACTCGTCGATGAAGATGACGGCCACCAGCAGGATGGCGGCCTGGATGATGCCGGCCAGGTACTCGGTCCAGCGCCACCCCAGCCCGGGCTGCGCGACCAAGGCGGCCGACACGATGGGGCCTCGTTCCTCTTTGTCAGCAAACAAGGAagtgggaaaaaaaaaaaaaaaagagagagagaaagggggggggggaagagagGGAAGGAAGCGTTACCCAGGGCCGgaccggcgacgacggccatGGCGTAGCCGGCCATGGCGATGCCGCGCTGGGCGGGGCCGTAGAGATCGCCGAGGACGCCGCCGGTGTTGGTGACGGGGGCGCTGGCGAAGAAGGCGCCCCAGAAGCGGGTGAGCATGAGGGTCTGGAAGTCCTTGCTGGTGGCGCTGGCGAAGCTGAAGCAGGCGGCGACGAACATGGGGGCGAAGACGGCCAGGCGGCGGCCGTAGACCTCGCTCAGGGGCGCCCACAGCAGGGGGCCGATGCCGAAGCCGACGAGGAACAGCGAGGTGCCGAGCACGGCGACCTGCGAGGACACGCcaaaggcggcggcgacctGCGCCGTGCCCGCGCTGTAGCACGACGAGGCCCAGGTGGCCGACATGGTGACGAGCCCGTACAGGAGCGTGGTCACCACCTTCTTGTGCAGCGGCCAGTTGAGCGGCTTGTAGGGGTCCTCGGGCCCGTCAAAGTCGACGAGGAGCTCCGGGCCGGTCGGGATGTGCGAGAGCGGGTGGGTGAAGGCGGGGACGGCGGGCCGGGAACGGATGCGGGAGAGGAGGTTGGTGGTGCGGCGGGTCagggtgttgttgttggtggtggtggtgttgttattgttgctggcgctggcgctggcgtTGGCGTTGGCGATGCTCGCTCCCGTCAGGGTGCTCGCGCGCCGGCCGGCAGCGGTGTTGTGGCTGGCCACGGTGGTCACCGTGCTGGCGGAGCGGGCGCGCGAGAGGCGCAAGTCGAGAGGCGTCGGGCGATGGCCGTCATAGTCGTAGTCGCTGTCGGCGTCCGTGTCGTCATCGGTGTCTGCGTCGGCGTCGGTATCGGTGTTGTTGTCCGACTTGGAGCCGGAAGCGTCGTCCTTGCTGCCGCGATGGCCATTGCGTTTCTCGCAGTCGCCATCACCATCGCCATCGCCATTGCCTTCCTTGGTTGAAGCGAGGCCCAATTCGCGCCCCGGATCGGTCTCAGTTCGCGCTTGGGACGAGCTGCCCTCGAACCGTTCTCGGTCCAAGTCGTCGGGGATCGGACCTGCCATGTTTCAATTCGGCAGGGCAtgtacatactccgtactcgtACGGCCAACGGCCCCCTTATTAGGGGACCCTGGGTGGCCTCTAGTCGAGGCATGGCTGCCTTCTTATCCGAGAAGCAGGGTGTGGAGAAGGATGGCCTGCTTCGGCGCATTGCGCTAGTGTAGGGCCCGCTAGTAGGGCCCGCTAGTGTAGGGCCGATAGCTGACGACGTCATCTCTTAGGTCGGGAGGACCCGCGGCAACTTGGAGCCTGCAAGTCGAGAAAAAAAACGacgaaagaaaagaaatcgaGAAACGAAGCGCAAAATACGGTACAAATCACAATGCTATCCGGTTTCTGTTCAATTAGATTGGAATCGCAGAGTCGGCCGTGCTGTGTGAGACGAACAGAAAGAAAATGCCAAGCGACCGCAGTGACTGAACTGCTCAGGGGCCCGCCGGCTCCGGAGCTCAGTTACAGAGTgactactccgtagtgcAGGGCCGAGCCAAGGTTCGGACCGGTATCGCCAAGCCGGGGGCCCACCTTTGGCAGTTGCGCCGATCCATTGCGGGCATTTTTCCGGATACTCGGGAGATGAAGTGGAAGTTCTTCCTTCCGGGGCATGCATCAATTGGCATCGAACCATAGTTACAACCACAGGGCACACCATCCTCCCAATCATGGCAACAGAGGCCGCTTGAGACGATTTCGCAGAGTTGAGGCGCTGACCAATTAATCGATTCGAGAAGGTGGGGGGAGGAGAAACAGAGCAAATTTGCATGGCAGCGGGGCTCCGGAAATACCAAGGCTTCGATTTGTCGTGTTATTCCCAACACAGCAAATCCGAGAGAGCAAATTATGAATTATGATGAACCAACACGACACATGCCGCTTCGGCGCGCTCGTCGAGTGGGCAGAGCAGCACGGAGCCCGGCTGCATCCGTCGGTCGAGATCTACCTCGACCCCGTCAGCAAATACTCGCTCCGCGTCAGCCCGTCGGCGACCGAGGGCCTGCAACCGGGTTTCGCCGCAGTCAGCTGTCCGGCCCGAATCACGCTGTCGTATCTGAACGCCCTTGTCGACGGGCTCCTGGACCCCTCGGCTCTGTCGGATCGGTCGGCTCAGTCGGCTCGGCTGGACCAAGAGACCTCCTCGACCGGCGCGTTCCCTCCCCGCTTCACCCGGTCCGTCCCGCCCCACGTTCTCGGCCGCTTCTTCCTGGTCAAGGAGTACCTCAAGGGGAAGGATTCCTTCTGGTGGCCCTACATCGCCACCCTCCCACCTCCCGAGCAGGTCGCCGTCTGGGCCCTGCCGCCCTTCTGGCCCGACCATGACATCGCCTACCTGGAGGGCACCAACGCCCACGTGGCCATCCAGGAGATCCAGGAGAACGTCAAGCGCGAGTTCAAGCAGGCGCGCAAGCTGCTGAAGGAGGAAGACTTCCCCGACCTGCCAGCATACACCCAGCTGTTGTACAAATGGGCCTTTTGCATCTTCACCAGCCGCAGCTTCCGCCCCTCCCTCGTCCTCTCCGACGCCACCAAACGGCGCCTTTCCGCCCTCCTCCCGCAGGGCGTCCAGCTCGACGACTTCTCCGTCCTGCAGCCCCTGCTCGACATCGCCAACCACTCCCCGACCGCCCGCTACACCTGGGACACCACCAGCGTCCCGGACACCTGCCGGCTCATCTGCCACGACCCTTACCAGCCCGGCACCCAGGTCTACAATAACTACGGCCTCAAGACCAACAGCGAGCTGCTCCTCGCCTACGGCTTCATCCTGCCCGAGACGCCTTCCCTGCACAACGACTACGTGCACGTCCGCAAGCGGGCCCGGCAGCAGCCCCAGCCCCAGCCCCAGCACCAGCAGGAAcgtggggaggaggaggaaaggCAAAGGgaaggcggcggtggtggcggtggtggagAGCCCCCACCGCAGAGCTTCCTGATCTCGCTCCGGCCCATGGCGCACCCCAGCTCGCTCGCCGGCCGGGCGCGgctgtcctcctcctcctcctcctcctcctcctcgtccgccaGCCGCCTGGCGTCACTCCCCTGCTTCGCGCACTTCGAGCCCGCCCTGGTGGACGACCTGGCCGCGGCGCTGGCCTCGCCCGGCGAGAAGGAGGCGCTGCGTCGGTGGGGCGGCGATGGCCCGGGTCcccacgacggcggcggcggcggcggcggtggtggcggcgttgttgttgtcccGGAGGAGCTCAGGGAGCTCGTGGACAAGGTCAGGGGCATGCTGGCGGGCAAGGTGCAGTACGACTACGGTAGGCTGATGGAGGTGGAAGGGGTTGAGGAGGATGGGGatagggagggggaggacggCGAAGGAGGGAAAggaggggaaggaggggaaggagggctgccgccgccggcgaacCGGAACCAGGCGCTCGCAGCCGAGTATCGGGGTCAGTGTGCCAAGGTCTTGTTGGCTGCCTTGGAGGGGCTGGCGGTAGAGGACGGGCTGGGTTGACCGCAGAGGTGTGTGCTAAGGCTGAGGTGCGAGGTTCGGAACAGCAGAGAGAGAGCCCTGGTAGATGCGTTTCGCGATTTGTTCATGGACAACCAAAGAGCATGCCAATACTTTTTTTACATGAGTTTGTAGTAATCATGGCTAGCTtagaaagaaagagagagtTGTGGCATTCGTAATGTGCTGTAGGACAGTGGGTGCGCCGCTGCTGCACAGCCTTTTGAGGGCGAGGGCCGTGCAACTTTTTTTGACGTGACAACTTGGCCGAGTGGTTAAGGCGACAGACTTGAATCTCCACATTCGAGATATCTGTTGGGTTCGCCCTCACAAGTTCGAATCTTGTAGTTGTCGCTCGTCTCTcatctctctttttttccccgcTGCCATCCCCCGCCTGCGCTGAATGTAAAGGGATGCAGAACTCGACGTTTTTGACACAACGCAGCGCATTCTGTTCTGCATGATAACCCATGACGTtccatgtatgtacatgccTCCGAGCTCTAGTAACTAAATCATGTCAATCGGCACTTTCGCTGTCTCCGTTGCAGAATGCAAGAAAACGTGGAACGAGCAATCGACACAACCTTAGCGTAAAAAGGTTGGAAACATTGCCGACAAGAGGATGGGCCATTATTTGAAAGAAACGAAAAAGAAGCGTCATTAATGACAGATAGACATAAAAAGAGAGGAGCTTTGAGCCTGACCCGATTTGAACGGATAACCTTTCGATAGCCTCAATGGTAGCTGGAGTCGAACGCGCTACCGTTGCGCCACAAGCCCTCTAAGCTCTTGTTGTTACTAACAGGGACGGTTCGGGAGAATATACGGACTACAACCATCCTCGGCTCATTCATCGAGTCATTGGCCATTATCTCGTGTACCATTGCGCTACAAGCTCTCTAGTGTAATAAGCTCTTGTTGTTGCTATCACAATTTGTCGAGGAGCACATGTAACCAATCTCCACTCATTCATGACCCTGAGTCGGTTCAATACAAGACTCCGCCAGGGGTTAAGGGTTGATCTTGCGAGATATTCATCCCAAACGTTATTCTTAGCATCTTGCTCCTCGCTTCGTTGTTTGAGAGCTCGCTACATCACGAGGCTGCAGGTGAGCTTCCCAACATTGCTCTGATTGTGCCTTCTGCTGTCAACTATCAAGGGAAGGGCATTAAATTGCTGTCTGCTGCATCGTTTGAGAAATCTCGAGAATCGAATGGCTCCCACATTCCGCCATCTCAGAGATCCAGGCCCTTCAGGGCTGCACAGGCAAGGGCCTAATTGTGGGATAGTGTCGGTTCCTGCGGCTAAATGCCGGGCAGGGGCCGGTATTAATCAATCTACTATGTATTTTCGACCTCGGCCAAGCCGGGCATCGATTTTATCCACCCGCAACCCGGGAGCTGGCTCTCGGCGAGGGACGCTCGCGCGACCTTGGCATCAGGTACCCCAGGTCGTTGCGCCCGCAGCTCCTGAAACGGGGCGGGCGACGATTGCCTCCGCTCCTTTTCCCCGGGCTACAACTTCATTTCCCCCACTTGACGCGGAGAATTACTTAGATGAAGATGAAGATGGAGAGGGGGGTTGGTTCCGGGCTCCTCTTTGCCCTCGATGTACAAGGATAGTTGTCAACAGGCGAGGGCTCCTTTGgaggatatatatatatcggGAGGGACCTAAGGGGATCGACGGGACGTTCACACCAAAGCTTGCGTGCGTCGGTCTTGTTCAGCCCTTCCAAGCATACTCGGGTCCACCACCCACAAAGTCAAGTCGGAGTCGGCCACATAGCCACCACGACAGCACCATGCTCGCCGAGACTGTCCTCGCCGGCCTTGCGCTAGCCTCCAGCGCCATCGCCGCGCCGGCACCGAACCCGATCGAGTTTGTAAAGCGGGCCCCAACCCCCGGCGTGGTCATCCAGAAGTGCAGCACCCCCGGAGTGCTCGCCCTTGCCTACGACGACGGCCCGTACCAGTACACGTCGCGGCTGGTGGACATcctcgacgccgccggcgccaagGCCACCTTCTTCTGGACCGGGACGCTCTACGGCTGCATCTACAACCAGGCTAACGCGGTCAAGAAGGCCTTTGCCTCGGGCCACCAGATCGCCTCTCACACATGGTGAGCAAAACCGACAgccctctctttctctctattatttttttcttttctctttttccatTGTAATAATGCTCACACAGACACATCAGGACCCACCCCCACTGGGCCAGCTTGGGCGAGGCGCAGATCCGGCAGGAGATCACCAAGCTCGAGGACGCCTTCGTCAACCTGATCGGCAAGAAGCCGGCGTACGTGCGCCCGCCCTATCTCGAGACGGGCGGCCAGGTCCTGCCGGTGCTGAGGTCGTTGGGCTACAAGGTCATCACCAACGACATCGACACGGGCGACTGGAACCACTATTCGCCCCAGCAGAGCGAGCAGGCCTTCCTgcaggccggcgccggcggcaacGGGCACATCCCCCTCATGCACGAGACCTACGACTCCACCGTCAACGTTCTCACCCCCTGGCTGATCAACTGGGCCAAGCAGAACAACCTGAAGCTCGTCACTGTCGGTGAGTTTCCTGTTTAATTAACTCCCTTTCTCCCCCCAATCCCTAACCAGCGCGGCACGCGACGATATCCAAGACACGCTGACGAGCCGTTTTTAATCTTCTTCTTGTCGCAGCCGAGTGCTTGGGCGACCCCGACGGCGCGTACCAGGCCGGTAACTTTGAGCCTAATGGCCAGAACAGCTGCTATTAGACGGGTGATGCGTCCAAAGAATCAGTCCTGTGCCGATCCGGGAATTCGTGGGCCACAGGAACGGTTCCCTGCCAGTCCTGGTGCATACTTGA contains the following coding sequences:
- a CDS encoding carbohydrate esterase family 4 protein (CAZy_ID 267910); translation: MLAETVLAGLALASSAIAAPAPNPIEFVKRAPTPGVVIQKCSTPGVLALAYDDGPYQYTSRLVDILDAAGAKATFFWTGTLYGCIYNQANAVKKAFASGHQIASHTWTHPHWASLGEAQIRQEITKLEDAFVNLIGKKPAYVRPPYLETGGQVLPVLRSLGYKVITNDIDTGDWNHYSPQQSEQAFLQAGAGGNGHIPLMHETYDSTVNVLTPWLINWAKQNNLKLVTVAECLGDPDGAYQAGNFEPNGQNSCY